A genomic stretch from Centroberyx gerrardi isolate f3 chromosome 10, fCenGer3.hap1.cur.20231027, whole genome shotgun sequence includes:
- the nmi gene encoding N-myc-interactor, producing MADLSNNTLMNGKMDGGFEEDSELAKAKRELESWRAKMEKADDVRGRLLLEKHAEDEAKKIAQKDMTALSKEEEECKREFNETMEGIKVEILQLEKGNQHLMDKLTRYQAELESKRAEATKLKQKFKIYAHISDTEVKFTGREKEESEHSGHKIQGVFTISQRPAVLLQGGQALITFEEEKVASQILKMPKCSVSCDKITLDVKPKMLILEPSVKFEIHLDVFRKELTFSNALPSMPEERMRDRLEMSFSRPSRGGGEVEKVDYDENTGTGQITFLHTGVAENLTLRGKYRVDLNREVTVQVGPVYDYQLRKFQTFCGAPKRTILLDDVDNVGDEEDLQDHLEIHFQKPSNYGGEIESIKYTSAGKRLRAFFCEDTAEMEA from the exons ATGGCTGACTTGAGCAATAACACCCTGATGAATGGCAAG ATGGACGGTGGTTTTGAGGAAGACAGTGAACTTGCCAAGGCCAAGAGAGAGCTCGAGTCATGGAGG gcaaaaatggaGAAAGCTGATGATGTGAGAGGTAGGCTGCTTCTGGAAAAACATGCTGAAGATGAAGCCAAGAAGATCGCCCAAAAGGACATGACCGCTCTTagcaaagaggaagaggaatgtAAGAGAGAATTCAATGAAACCATGGAGGGGATAAAG GTTGAAATCCTCCAGCTTGAGAAAGGTAACCAACATTTGATGGACAAACTGACGAGATACCAGGCTGAACTAGAATCTAAAAGAGCTGAGGCCACTAAACTAAAGCAGAAATTCAag ATTTATGCCCATATCTCGGACACCGAGGTGAAGTTCACGGGtcgggagaaagaggagagcgaGCACAGCGGTCATAAAATCCAAGGAGTGTTCACCATCAGTCAGAGACCTGCTGTGCTTCTCCAGGGAGGACAGGCACTCATCACCTTCGAAGAGGAGAAAG tGGCTTCTCAAATCCTGAAGATGCCCAAGTGCTCTGTGTCTTGTGACAAAATTACTTTGGATGTGAAACCAAAAATGCTGATCCTGGAGCCCTCTGTGAAGTTTGAG ATCCACCTTGATGTTTTCAGGAAGGAGCTCACGTTCTCCAACGCTCTGCCTTCCATGCCAGAGGAGCGAATGAGGGACCGACTGGAAATGAGCTTCTCCAGGCCcagcagagggggaggagaggtggagaaagtTGACTATGACGAAAACACTGGGACAGGTCAAATCACCTTCCTCCACACTGGAG TTGCTGAGAACCTGACCCTGAGAGGGAAGTACCGTGTGGATCTAAACCGTGAAGTCACTGTGCAGGTTGGCCCTGTTTACGACTACCAGCTACGGAAGTTTCAG ACCTTCTGCGGTGCTCCGAAGCGCACCATCCTCCTTGATGACGTTGACAATGTGGGAGATGAAGAGGACCTGCAGGACCATCTGGAGATCCACTTCCAGAAGCCCAGCAACTACGGTGGTGAGATAGAGAGCATCAAGTACACCTCTGCTGGAAAGAGACTCCGGGCATTCTTCTGCGAGGACACAGCTGAAATGGAGGCCTAA